A region of the Gadus morhua chromosome 1, gadMor3.0, whole genome shotgun sequence genome:
tagttcttatacttcctaccaagaaagtggtactacagcccaaaccgtaaatggtgacgacacgccaattacatgactagatccaggtacgtgaagactatgcagacgaccaaatccagacatgccggccactaggtggcgctataccaaggaatacgcgtttgggggtataactcccacaccgaacctcccagagtccaaaaacttgtacacacagatgcactggagtctgctgcatcttttggcctaggccacgcccatttgcgtctggaattttttttcgctaaatcgcgaaaaccgcaaaactgtattttcgctactcctcccacatttcttaaccaatcaacaccaaactttgcacacggcatcttcagacgcacacgcaaagaaaccctctgacagttttttgatccgaccttcgacgacgaaacggtagagttttgaatatttgtttattagctaaattagacgtggaaaattaaaaatccaaaaagatccaaaattagacatcggatcgagtccaaattctacacacatgttggtgctaacctaaatgacgttcgatacaaatttcggaaaatttcgccattagggggcgcaataaacgaggaaattgtatatcttctaattggccaaaggaatgttcttcaaactcaagggaaaccatcaaggggcaaacccgagtctatatagaaaatatggccaagaattattaatatgggcgggagttatttggcaaaggaaaattgtctttggaaaatttcgccacagggcggcgccaaaaaacgacaacattgtctatctcctatttggccaatggaatgttctgaaaacgcgttttaggctataactcccacaccgaagctcccacagtcaaaacctttatatccacatgttgttcacggtagcgttttgaatacttgcttcgcgttgtgccggcgaaatgcacatttcttgtcgcgttgtgccggcgaaatgcacacttcttggacccctgcataactgcttgcagttctagttactATTGTTATTCCCTATGTATTCTGATTAATCatgcaaccctaaccctaacttcaATTAATATATTCCTATTTTAAGTAATTGTCGAAGTTTAGGCAAATTATATGCACTTCTCAAAGTCATAAATTCCTATGGATTTCCATAGGTAACGTTAGACTACAAACTACAACAATCACTCCAGTTTCTACAGTATGGCTGTTTTGTTGTCCTAGACCGAAGAGTTAGCATCGAAGTGTGCTTATCTTTCCAAAATGCCTTAATGAGAAATTGACATGGATTATTGCCCCACAGTAGCCTAACCTTATTATGAGAGCTCTGCGCTAAGGATTTTGTGCTGAGCGTGAAGTTTTGGACGCCTGGGCGGTTAAGGTTCCGGTTTCTACGTAGGCTGAGAGAGGATCCTGTGTTTGAGCGTTATCCCGGCCAACAGGAACGTGATGTCTGGTGTCTTTACTGCCTATGAAGATTTAAAGACGGATAACAGTCCCCGGAACGAGAATAATATAAATTCCAAGGTGAATAAATATGGAGTTTTGACGAAAAAGGGACAACGCAATCTCCAAAATAGGTAACGCAACGGATATACTTGCATTGaaagtccctccctctcgctcgacTATGCGCTCTGAACCATGTGAACTGAAACTCCCGCCTTCCCCCACAAATAACGCTCATGTGAAGCATCCAGGTCCAGGCAAATGTCTGGAACTGGGATCGTTTCTACCGGTTTAAACGCATATATGCTGGACGAATGCTATTGGTCTATTTGGCGCCGCTATTACAATGTAACGattttgattggctgttttTCCTACACTCAAAGCGGCTGATTGGATGATATGTGGTTGCATGGCTGCATCCTCATGCAGGCAAGTGGTGCTGATGCTGTGACAATGGGAGTCCTCCAGTCCAGATACGCATCCACTGGTTTGAATGTGACTAAAACACAGGCATAATAAGCACCGAATATTTCCATGTAGGGGTAGCATAATTGCATTGCTAGGTCGCGGATTGCACGCCTTTTATTGCGGTATTAAAGGGTAAGTTTTCCCTCTTAAAACTAAAATGCATGTTTCGCTCAAAGACGAGGAGCAGCTCGCTTGCATTTAGTGTCATTATGGTTCTTATAATCCCAGACAAGGTTTAGCAAGTTCAGCAGCCGTCGCCACCTTGTAGTTAACACTCAATCTCGTATGAACCTTTAGCTCTCAATCGAGAGGCACAGTGGTTAGCATCTGTTGTAGCTAGGGGGCTGTGAGTCAACTCCTGCATTGCGGAGAGCATAACGTTAGTAGTCTGTAATATCTATTTATTCAACACACTtagaaatacacatatatatcgGGTCCCGTAGAACGCCCGGGCTTATTTTTGTGTCAAGTTGAATATTGCATTGGCCTATTTCATTCGAGcgcacaaatatttatttccaAGTGCATACAGCCGACGAATATTAAATGAGAAGCCTTTCACTTCTAGTTATGGATTGCGTGACGCTTTTTTTTTGCCTTGATTTGCTATTTTAGGTTAtacagagaagaaggaagacTCAATGATTTACCAACCGTGTGTCTATACTAAGTATTAAATATAAGCCTACTATGGGGATTCAAATATTTCTTTATTGCTATTTTTGTTGGACTTTCTTCCTATTTACAGGCTAGTGATGGGGACATTCAGCCGGCAGGAGTTCTTCCAGGAGCTGACCCATGGCTGTCTCCTGCCTACAGCCCAGCAGGGCTTGGAGCAGGTCTGGCAGCTGTTGGTCATCTGCCTGCTGTGCCGACTCCTCTGGATGTTTGGTGAGAGAGCGCAGCTAAAATGGTGCCTGGCAACAATTGTATACCTGCTTTGatcatattttttaatgttCCTTTATTTCGGTTTTTGGCCAGGTCTCCCCTCATTTGTGAAGCACCTGAGCACTGTGGCGGGGGGCTTCTACACCCTCTACCTGTTCTTTGAGCTGCACATGATCTGGGTggtcctcctcagcctcctctgctacctcatcctcttcctgtgTCGGCACTCCAGCATCCGAGGCACCTTCCTCTCCATCACCGTCCTCATCTACCTGCTGCTAGGGTTGGTGTGCTCTGGCTAACACCACATGAACACGGTGCTCCTAGACTGGGGTGTTGCAGAGAGGGTTTGTCCTGCGTCACCATATCGGTTTAACATTGGATGTGTCTTGTGTGTCTTGTGATCAGAGAGCTGCACATGATGGACACGACCACCTGGCACAAGATGAGAGGTAGGCTCATTAATCCATTTGGCAAGGCATTTATAAAGCTTGTTCATGACCTCTTCCATTTTGATAGCATTTGAGCATTGGGATGTTAGTTGTGGTGCCAGCTGTAAACTGGACAGAACCGAACCGTGAAATCATGGGAGATGTAGCAAAACATGTTTATCACTAGCCTAGGTTACGGTATATTTACATTGATTAAGAATTTACTACAACTCTCTTGAGTCCTTCAAAATCGAGGGATAACAGCAATAAATACTTCAATGATGCATTCTGATTTACAAGTGCAATTGATTGTAAACAAAGCAAGTTCATATTCAACTGAAGTGCCAGCATGGCACAATCGCAAAGATATTGTTGAATAACATATTATTATCTCTaagcataatataataataacaatattattatCTCTAagcaaataatatataattactTACTTAACAGCATCAGCCTAGATgcatgaatatgtatatatattctgtGGGGAAAGGATATATTCCACATTCTTTATATTGAATTACCTGTTTTCATTGGTAACACTATCAGAATTTTCATTGGTAACACTATCCACCTATAAACAAGTAGGGTTCCATGCTCAGCACTTAATCGCACTAATCACATAATGTACACAATTGctttatatttcatatttgttgttgttgtgtctaGGTTCCCAGATGGTGGTAGCCATGAAGGCTATCTCGCTGGCCTTTGATCTCGACAGAGGGGTTGTTAAGAGTGTGCCTTCACCTATAGAGTTCATGGGCTACATTTACTTTGTGGGCACCGTCATATTCGGTCCCTGGATCAGTTTCAACAGCTACAAGGATGCCCTGGAAGGACGTAAACTAGTACGCCTGGCCTTCTTTGGCTTACATCCATCTCATGATACTTTTGCATAGGAAATATCCAGGCTAATGTTTCTAACCTTTCCTCTCTTCCCGCTCAGAGCTTTTCATGGTTCTTCAAAGTGTCCATCAGCTGGGTGAAGAGCCAGTTCTGCCTTGTTATATCCAACTGTGTGGCGCCCTACCTCTTTCCATACTTCATACCTATCTACGGGGACAAGTTACTACGCAGGTGAGTGTGTAGTAACTTGAACTTATATATTGCTCAGCTTTCCTTCAGTTGCAGACTCATTTTGATTAATGTGTAACCTTATCTAATTCCCTTTCTCATGCTTTCCGAATAGCAAAAAGAGAAGGAAGATCAGGTAAGGTTTTAACACCTTGCTAAATTGCTTGCTTATTAATATTTGGCATCACACACAATATTGTGCTTCTAGCAACTGTTCGTCCAATCAAAATAAATGTGACATGATGAATGGCATGCTGACAGGGAATTTAGGGTGGAGAATGATTGTTTTAAGCCTTTATTAATTTAAGGGAAAGATCCACGAACTGAATCTCCCAAAAAACTGTGGAATAATCCACTAATTGGAGCGTGATTTTATAAACAGTTGCAGCCTTTCATATGTGGTTCTTATTCTGTATGGTATTTTATTGTATATAACGTTTCACGTTGCATATTTCATATATCCCTTTGGTTCTTAGGGGTTCATCAGCAAGGtatgttaaaacaaaaacaacattttcaGAGTTGTTTTTATCCATTCATCTTCATTAAAGTCAAACTCGAACACAACATGTAATGACTAACACCCCCCCAGGTGGCTGCTGGCGTACGAGAACGCAGTGTCTTTTCACTTCAGTAATTACTTTGTCGGCTTTCTGAGCGAGACCACTGCAACGCTGGCTGGAGCCGGCTTcacagaggagaaggaaaacCTCAAATGGTCAGAATCACTCTCAGCAGTAGCACATATCGTTGAGCTATTTCTATTTGAGCTCTAACAAACGGCGTTATGTTTGGACTTCCAGGGATGTGACCGTGGCCAAGCCACTGAGTATTGAGTTCCCCAGgtccatggtggaggtggtcaCCTCCTGGAACCTCCCAATGTCTCGCTTCCTCCACACATGTGAGTCATCTTCGTGTGTCCCGGCAGCAGTGGATTCCCTTGTGACTGTTTACTTTTGTTTGTTGCTTTTATTTCATGTTCCTGAAGGGAATGCTAATGCGCCTTATTTAAGTGTGTCTCTTGTGCTCTAGATGTGTTCACCAGTGCTCTTAAATTCGGAACGTTTTCCGCGATCATGGTGACGTACACAGCCAGTGCCCTCCTGCACGTGAGTCTGATGTTTCAAGTTTTACGCTAATAATCACCACAGCTTTCTGATGCCTCGAcatgtctctgtgtctcactgAAAGTATTTCgttcatctttctttctttgtctcttccTCCTGATATTGTTAGGGCTTGAGTTTTCACCTGGGGGCAGTGCTGCTCTCTCTAGGGTTCATCACGTACATTGAGCATGGTAAGAAtatctatctttttttttcttcctgagACTCTTGGCATTGTTTGGAGCAGCTGCTTAGCCTGGCTGTACTGGGTTTTGTAGACTGCAGTGCTTTAGTTTACCTTGCAAGGAGTTTTTATTGTTGTGGCAATGTTGTTCTATCTTTCAGTATTACGCAAAAGGCTGGCATCCATCTTTAACGCGTGTGTGCTGTCAAAGAAATGTCCGCCCAACTGCCCTCATCACAACAAAAAGGTGATTTTTATGTTGAGATTGTCTTTGGTGCGTTGCCTTGTATTCGCCAAGCATTGCTTTTGACCGTGCCTCATAATTAAGACAAACTATGTTAAAAGTCACGACTAGGTAGTATATAACAAGTTATCTAAGATGAATCCAGATCAGTTGAAAGCTATGATGTAAATGGAGAGGTTGGATTGTGCTGCCAGCCCACAAAATCCTAACAAAAACGACTGCCGCAGTTGCAAAACAGCACTTCAATGGATTTCTTTTAGTCTCGCTAATGAGCTCATTTTTCTGAGTTATTTGGCTCAAGTCCTAGCAAATCCCATTCGGTTGATTGTGAGAAAAAGTGCATCAAAAGCAGCAGAAATTGTCTGGAGAATAAACCATGCCATAATAAAAGGCTATTGAATTGCAACCAAGTTTGAAAAAGGATTTGCATTCAACTATCTTATCTGTATTATTCCTAGTCATCATAATAACGTCAATCAATGTCACTGTCTTTCTTGTTGCCAGGCGATATGGGTGTTTGCGATAAACACAGCGTTCAGCGCCCTGGCCGTGCTCCACCTCACCTACCTGGGCTCTGTGTTCAACTCCAGCGTGGACTacatggatgaggaggaggtgagctcCGCACAGTTTGCGTCCCTCTCATTGGGTGTTAGGTGTAACTGCCATGTTGCTTGAAGGGCTCCCCGGATGGTGGCTGAGTCATGTAGAGGCTAGGGGGGTGACTCCCAGCCAAATAGCCCTCAGTTAagtccccaatgtccacagtccaCCTTGTATTCTAGAGCAGGAAATCTAACCTGCTGCTGAGTGACATGTATCTACAAGttcaagtcactttggatgaaaacCTCTGCTGAATAACTTTAATACTATAAATTATTATCGGAAATGGGTTAGTTAAGATGATTGCCCCTTAGGGGTGCGAATCTTACGGTATCTAATGATTCGATTCAAATTCGATTCTCGATTCATAGCGATTCCAGAACAAAAATCCATTCCCGTTTTCAAAAAATCTATTCTTCCCCCACCCCTAGTACTGTGCTGGGCATCAAGATCATTGAACGTTCGAGACATTCTGCACCCCAACAGCACCTGCTGGTCATTAGTCGCATAGGGTAACATTGAATCCATGAGCTATTCTTAGACACATTATTGCACCACTTAGCCTACTGCCCAGCATAGAAACATTGCTGTACGTGGGTCAGATATTCTGAGAAACTGAGACACTTTATGAGAggtttgatgttgatgttgatgttgatgttgatgttgatgttgatgttgatgttggtgTTTGGTTCACCTGTTGAACCACTTCCACTGCAAGGCTCCGAACATGGAAAGAGTTTCCATAGACACACCGTGTCTATGGACACTTGCAAGTTTATCCTTAGACACACCTTGAACAAAAACGTATTGAAAAACAGTGTTTGCTCTCCTTTAGGACGACGTGACCCACCACACCATCCAGAAGTGGTCGGAGCTGAGCTGGAGCAGCCACTGGCTGACGTTCGGCAGCTGGGTGCTGTACCGCATCCTCCTATAGTGGGGAGAGAGGACGCAGACCCGGGAAGGAGATGAGTAAGAAAGCAATAAGGGGACAACTTGCTGCACGACTGCCTCTCATAACAcaaccccgcccccgcccctcccacTGTGAGCTCGTCCACCAGGGATTGGCAGAGGGACCTCCGGAGCGATCCAACCAATCACGGCAAGCTGTGTGGTCGGGACCGGACGCGTGGAACCAGACGCTCCCATTACAACCTGGGGACTGGCTGTTTTATacttgtatatactgtatatactctaGATCTATTCACCCCAGCCTTTTTCCTCATCTCTTCCTGAACTCTGAGCTGCAGTTGCTAATTCCACCTCTTGGGGAGTTGTGACGACAGCTTCAGGTAGCTCTCTGCGAGTCACAATCAATAGCCGTTGGCATGGCAgcgatttgtttgttttcaccGGACACTTCTGAGTAGCCTTTATCTAGGGCTCGCCATCGACTGTGAGAGTTGCCCGTCCAGTGGGATTTTCCTTGGTGGTGATAGCATCTATCCTTAGAATTACTACATCTCTACTCTTTTAGCCATGTACTGTATAGGTAAACAACCACTTCCCTTTGGATCGAGAAAAAAAGCACATGTTTAGGAAATAAAGATAGATTTTATTAACAATAGTATTTTTTCCTATTTGGGAATTTTTGATAGAGTGTGAAAAATAACTAACTCGTTGTGTTTACATCAGTGGTTTAGAAGTACTGTGGAAACTAAAATAGGGGATTGCTGCTAGAGGTCATTCTCATCAGCCTGCATGTGGACGTCTCTGTCTAAAAACAAACGCAGGTGGGGGCAGGGCAGGGTTAATATTATGTgaatattattaaaataataataattaaaataaaaaatccccTAATTTGATTCCTATTCCTATTTCATTCATGACATTTTCCTGTGTTTCCTATTGGGGTTTTTAAACCACTGTTTGGGAATCAATATATTTTTCTCCATTTTGTTAGCTGTGAACTTTATCTCAAAGAACATCATAAATCACCCTTAAGTCAATGTTCTGAGTTATAGACCTTCCGTTTTATCTTGATAttcatttatatgtatatatttatgtattccGGTTTTAAGACgtggttattttttattgttgtgtgttttcatttatttgtttccatAATCTTTTGTTATTCACAGTATTTAGTGTATTTTGTCTTATTTATCGATTCTGTTTTAAGTGTTAATCATATAATTCTCATCATGTTTGTTAGCATACAAATTCTCACTATATTTCCCAATTTTTAAAGATGATATATATTATGGGCCTTGCACAAGCACCCTACCGTGCCAAAAATGATAACCCCAAACTATTTGAAATGCTGAACTGAATTGTATTGTTTCTAACAAATTGGAGCCTATGCAAATGCTGCAGTATTTCAAATACAATTTACATCGAAACCTAATGTTTATCTGATTCTGCTGATTTCCGGTGTCTAATAAGAGGAGGACACAACATATTGCTGTAAGAAATAATTGTTTATTTCAATGTTTATTTACAAGAGGAATGAATGGACCGTTAGAAAGCCAATCATGTTCCAAGGGTCCTGGGCAAAGAGAAAAGGGGTCGATGTTGGGGGAAGGTAGGGTTGAGTTGGGAAGGACTGGGAAGGTCTTCAGTGTTTTTTGCTCTGAGCGCGGACCCCTGGTTGGACCTGCCGTACAGCAGACTCAAGCGGAGAAAGGAGGGAAACAggaaagaaagagggggggagcagaggagggTGGAGTGGAGGGTGAGGGCAGATGGTGATGGATGGAGATCACGTCGGGCTCTGGGCCCCTCTGCGGGGGGAGCAGATGCTGTCTGAAACACCCTCgcccagggaggggaggggtgatggtggtggggggaggaggggagagccaTGTAGGTTAACTCAGCCCTGCCTGCCCTGAGGACCCGCGTGCTTACGACGGCAGGACCCCAGCAGTGTCTCCAAAGCCATCTTCACGAAGGCCTGGAAGTTATTGCTTCTCTCCCTTCGGCTGTCCTGCTGGGGGAGGACGGACATGTCACTTCAGTGGAGGCGCTCAGCGGGGTAATGAAACCTCAGCATGTAAAGGAGGTCCGAATGTGAACGGTCCTGCCTGTGAGCAGAGCCTCTCTGTAGAGGGATTTACTCTATGGGAACACGGTCTTAGTTTAATGCCTACCTCCTTGCTTCTTGTTATCATCTCCTTTCTGATCACCTTTCTTCGGCTGCTCCTTAGGACTCTGAGGTTGCTGTAAATAGAATGGAACGATTGAATGACGTGAACGTTAAGGAAACACCACATGGATGGATGAGATGGATGACGAATCAGTCTGTTTTTATACCATTGATTAACTTGACTGCAATTTCAGGTCTATTCTAGTCAAGTTAATCAATCTCATTTGTATATTCTTTAATCACAGTTACCTTGGGAGCTGACTTCTTGTCCGATTTATTACCTGTGAAAAGGGATAGAAATGGTTCAAGTggttaataaatacatttctggTACTAGGCCTACTAACGTGTTACACATTTTGCTATGGCACGGTGAACCTATTTTATTTCACTACAACATGGCACATGGAATGGATGAGAATACTGCGTGAGCACCTAAATTAAcattaataatacataatagtcctatataatatatagtctTAAAGTGTTTTCCTTTACATACCTTTTGTTCCTGGCATCTTGGCTGTGTTCCAAAGTCCGTGATTTGAAATGCTGTGCCTGTGTGGGGTTCAGCCCGCTCATTTATGGACCGCCACTGTGAATGGGCCGGTCAGCGGGGCCCCTTCGGgaaacaacaccaccaacaagcAAAGAGCCCAGTCAGCTGAGCGCCGGTCCATCACCTCTGGGCCTTTGCTGAGCCAGGCGAAATCTCCGAGCTGACCTTTTAATCCCACCATTGTGATGCCGCTGTGGCCATGCACTGTTGTTAGGACAAGAAAGCTTTTACAACATGCTTATGTATGATTGTGTTTTTATCATGTTATAGACTCATTTAAACAGAAGCTTTGAGGCTAGACCTTGAGTGTTGGAAACGATAAAAGGAACCTATGATTAAATCATTTTCCTTAAGATGAATGCTTGGGCCTAGGCCTAGGCCTATGCTTTTATGCAGTAAAAGCATATGTAATTATCATGTATCTCA
Encoded here:
- the LOC115543359 gene encoding protein-serine O-palmitoleoyltransferase porcupine, which produces MGTFSRQEFFQELTHGCLLPTAQQGLEQVWQLLVICLLCRLLWMFGLPSFVKHLSTVAGGFYTLYLFFELHMIWVVLLSLLCYLILFLCRHSSIRGTFLSITVLIYLLLGELHMMDTTTWHKMRGSQMVVAMKAISLAFDLDRGVVKSVPSPIEFMGYIYFVGTVIFGPWISFNSYKDALEGRKLSFSWFFKVSISWVKSQFCLVISNCVAPYLFPYFIPIYGDKLLRSKKRRKIRGSSARWLLAYENAVSFHFSNYFVGFLSETTATLAGAGFTEEKENLKWDVTVAKPLSIEFPRSMVEVVTSWNLPMSRFLHTYVFTSALKFGTFSAIMVTYTASALLHGLSFHLGAVLLSLGFITYIEHVLRKRLASIFNACVLSKKCPPNCPHHNKKAIWVFAINTAFSALAVLHLTYLGSVFNSSVDYMDEEEDDVTHHTIQKWSELSWSSHWLTFGSWVLYRILL
- the LOC115539978 gene encoding uncharacterized protein LOC115539978, translated to MVGLKGQLGDFAWLSKGPEWRSINERAEPHTGTAFQITDFGTQPRCQEQKVINRTRSQLPSNLRVLRSSRRKVIRKEMITRSKEQDSRRERSNNFQAFVKMALETLLGSCRRKHAGPQGRQG